From one Anoplolepis gracilipes chromosome 10, ASM4749672v1, whole genome shotgun sequence genomic stretch:
- the LOC140670325 gene encoding tubulin beta-1 chain-like → MDWIDMADLNQTLLNSRNNVLMCISRKVQSIDIRRYNSSQLKQIVIYETIIATDAELLWRLLPFFLDERHVPRAILLDFDCRSVQNALSGYYGSLFKPDNVVCGKAGTDNNWAKGHYSEGADVLDQTLDIVRTEVEACDSVQGIQIVHALSGGTGSGFGSLFARYLREEYSNRILKSYSLIPSSHDSIVIQAYNAVLTIPYLIDYIHEVFCMNNEAVSRICSDKLKIRPNFYQMNYLISLCMSGITASLRFPGQLNTGLRKLLVNMVPFPRLHFFVPGYVPLVSEYTAPYVKHTVRSLIQDMFQSESMFITCDPRKGRFLTAAAIFRGRISPKDVDENMYHLQNLYSSHYVEWIPHNIKTAICDIATCNTTISATSLSNTTAIQDAFTKLLYEFQKMFKSKAYLQWYITEGMEESDFLEAQNSLLSLISEYQQYQNAVAKTDFVEESIPYVEESA, encoded by the exons ATGGATTGGATCGACATGGCAGATTTAAACCAAACACTTCTGAACTCCAGAAACAACGTATTGATGTGTATTTCACGGAAGGTGCAG TCGATCGATATACGTCGCTATAATTCGtcacaattaaaacaaatcgTTATATATGAAACGATTATCGCGACAGATGCGGAATTATTGTGGCGGTtgcttcctttttttctagATGAAAGACACGTGCCCAGAGCTATACTGCTTGATTTCGATTGCAGAAGTGTGCAGAACGCGTTATCTGGATATTACGGCTCGCTATTTAAGCCCGACAATGTCGTGTGCGGCAAAGCCGGGACTGACAACAATTGGGCCAAAGGTCATTACAGCGAAGGAGCCGACGTCCTGGATCAAACCTTAGATATCGTGCGAACGGAAGTCGAGGCCTGCGACTCGGTCCAAG gtATACAGATTGTGCACGCTCTGAGCGGTGGTACCGGATCAGGCTTCGGTAGCTTGTTCGCCCGATACCTGAGGGAGGAATATTCCAACAGAATTCTGAAATCTTACTCATTGATACCGTCTTCGCACGACAGCATAGTAATACAAGCCTATAACGCGGTATTAACGATTCCCTACTTGATCGATTATATCCACGAAGTTTTTTGTATGAACAATGAGGCCGTCAGTCGCATTTGTTCTGACAAATTGAAAATCCGTCCAAACTTCTACcagatgaattatttaatttcactctGCATGTCAGGAATCACAGCGAGTTTAAG ATTCCCAGGTCAATTAAATACAGGCCTCAGGAAGCTTCTGGTGAACATGGTGCCGTTTCCACGACTGCACTTCTTCGTGCCTGGATACGTACCGCTAGTATCAGAATATACGGCTCCTTACGTGAAACATACGGTTAGATCACTGATTCAAGATATGTTCCAAAGTGAAAGCATGTTTATCACTTGCGATCCTAGAAAGGGACGATTTCTCACCGCCGCTGCAATCTTCAGAGGCAGAATTTCGCCTAAA gaCGTGGACGAGAACATGTACCACTTACAAAATCTGTACAGTTCGCATTACGTCGAATGGATTCcgcataatataaaaactgctATATGCGACATAGCAACGTGTAATACGACTATATCTGCTACTTCGTTGTCAAATACGACCGCGATTCAGGATGCATTTACAAAGCTGCTCTACGAGTTccaaaaaatgttcaaaagtAAAGCGTATCTTCAGTGGTACATCACCGAAGGTATGGAAGAATCTGATTTCTTGGAGGCTCAGAACAGTTTGTTATCCCTCATCTCTGAATATCAACAGTATCAGAACGCAGTAGCCAAGACAGATTTCGTCGAAGAATCTATACCGTATGTTGAAGAATCAGCCTGA
- the LOC140670713 gene encoding tubulin beta-3 chain — MREIVHLQAGQCGNQIGAKFWEVISEEHGIDQSGIYHGESDLQLERISVYYNEASVATSTNGGKYVPRAILLDLEPGTMDAVRSGAYGKLFRPDNFVFGQSGAGNNWAKGHYTEGAELVDSVLDVVRKECENCDCLQGFQLTHSLGGGTGSGMGTLLISKIREEYPDRIMNTYSVMPSPKVSDTVVEPYNATLSVHQLVENTDETYCIDNEALYDICFRTLKVSNPSYNDLNHLVSLTMSGVTTCLRFPGQLNADLRKLAVNMVPFPRLHFFMPGFAPLTSRSMQQYSALSVPELTQQMFDAKNMMAACDPRHGRYLTVAAVFRGRMSMKEVDEQMLSVQNKNSSYFVEWIPNNVKTAVCDIPPKGLKMSSTFIGNTTAIQELFKRISEQFTAMFRRKAFLHWYTGEGMDEMEFTEAESNMNDLVSEYQQYQEATAEEDFEAEECADDFETCEQEN; from the exons ATGAGGGAGATCGTGCATCTACAGGCTGGACAATGCGGTAACCAGATCGGCGCAAAG TTCTGGGAAGTCATCTCTGAGGAGCACGGTATCGACCAGTCGGGTATTTATCACGGGGAGAGTGATCTGCAGCTCGAACGAATCTCCGTATATTATAATGAGGCGTCTG TTGCAACGTCTACGAATGGAGGAAAATATGTTCCGCGTGCGATCCTGCTGGATTTGGAACCGGGAACGATGGACGCCGTACGTTCTGGCGCTTACGGGAAGCTCTTTAGACCGGACAACTTTGTGTTTGGGCAATCCGGTGCTGGGAACAACTGGGCGAAGGGTCATTACACCGAGGGGGCCGAGTTGGTCGACTCCGTCCTCGACGTGGTGCGAAAGGAGTGCGAGAACTGCGATTGCCTTCAAGGTTTTCAACTCACTCACTCGCTGGGAGGCGGCACCGGATCCGGAATGGGCACCCTGCTGATCTCCAAGATCCGCGAGGAGTATCCCGATCGAATTATGAACACTTATTCGGTGATGCCGTCGCCCAAAGTGTCCGATACCGTCGTCGAACCGTACAACGCGACCCTCTCGGTGCATCAGCTGGTGGAAAACACCGACGAGACTTATTGCATCGATAACGAGGCCCTATACGATATCTGCTTCCGTACTCTGAAGGTTTCCAATCCGAGTTACAACGACCTCAATCACCTGGTCTCGCTCACCATGTCCGGAGTAACGACTTGTCTTag gttcCCCGGCCAGTTAAACGCCGATCTTAGGAAGCTCGCGGTGAACATGGTGCCCTTCCCACGTCTGCACTTCTTCATGCCCGGTTTCGCGCCTTTGACGTCCAGGTCCATGCAACAATACTCTGCGCTTTCTGTGCCGGAGCTCACCCAGCAGATGTTCGACGCGAAGAACATGATGGCTGCCTGCGATCCTCGCCACGGCCGATATCTCACCGTGGCGGCCGTTTTTCGCGGTAGAATGTCGATGAAGGAGGTGGACGAGCAGATGCTCAGCGTACAGAACAAAAACAGCTCGTACTTTGTCGAGTGGATACCTAACAACGTGAAGACCGCCGTCTGCGACATCCCGCCGAAGGGTCTGAAGATGTCATCGACCTTCATCGGCAACACCACCGCCATCCAGGAGCTATTCAAAAGGATTTCCGAACAATTCACGGCGATGTTCAGGAGGAAGGCCTTCCTTCACTGGTACACTGGCGAGGGTATGGACGAGATGGAGTTCACCGAAGCCGAATCCAACATGAATGATCTGGTGTCCGAATACCAGCAGTACCAGGAAGCCACGGCAGAAGAGGACTTTGAGGCGGAAGAGTGTGCTGACGACTTCGAAACTTGCGAGCAGGAAAACTGA